The Gossypium arboreum isolate Shixiya-1 chromosome 4, ASM2569848v2, whole genome shotgun sequence DNA segment CCCTTTGTCAATGACTAAAATTTTGGGTATTACAAATCTTCTATATTTTGAATAACGCATGGTTGGTGGAGGATTCCTATGAAGTGCATGAAATGGAAAAGAATGTTTTGAATTTTGTGttcaagacaaaaaaaaaaataaaaaatgacaaGTTAAAAGTCCTCAGGAATGTCCTGGATGACCACCTTATGCTGAAGGAATGGTCTAGGAATGGGGTTTTGGAGGATGTGGATGTTGCTACAACTGAATTCTAGGTACAAATTCATAACATCCCACTTTAACAACACACAAGAGAAAACTTGGAGAAAATTAATCAAGTGATTTACAGAGTTTCTACTGTTGACTTTAAAGTAAACCAAAATGGATGCTACTAGAAAGAGTTCATTCAATTACAAGCTATTGTGAAGGTGAAAAAGCGGGTTTTTTACAAATAtggtataaaaaaatttattatatacgAAAATAGGTTATCAGATAGATTATTTACGAAAATGGGTTACTTTTTTTTAGTCGCGCCTACTTGACAGGCACgacatattattttattaataaatttttttctaatatattattattattattattattattatattttaaaaaaaattcgggTTAAAAACGGGTCGCCACATGTGGCACCTGATGCAGGGGCGCCACACCTACAGGCGTGTAGTCATTTCATGACCCTCCCCAGTGACTTGTCATCTCAAATTGGGGAGGGATGAAATTTAATTGTAGAAAAACAATAATGGTTGtgcaataaaattattttttagtagtgtattagtgtattgtgatttttttgATAACGTATTTTAGTGATTTTATTGTATTATGATTTttagaaatatattttttaagaaaataattttatagttattttgtgttagtaattaataattataagttGTTAGTGTTTATAGTTTagtgttttatgattttttaatgtaatttttatataatgtaaatttatattattatttatttatttgataatttttattgattaattaaaattttgattaaatttgttgttatataattttataggttGCGTGAAAGAAACTACTTAGGTATgtttcaatttcaattatttttaattcatatgtTTTTAatctttagataatttatatttatttttattatatgtaaatgattgggaattataaaattaattttaaaatggttgtgcaataaaattattttttagtagtgtattagtgtattgtgattttttgataatgtatttttaaaaaaatgattaggttatattatttatttgataattttattgattgattaaaattttgattaaatttgttgttatataattttaattgcaGATTTGTGACAAATGGATTCATTGATTGATAGTACTAATCACATATCAAGTAGCATTAATGAGAtggtaatgaaatttttatttgatattcACATTACATTATTtgttgaatgaaattatattgtattaactATTTCGTTAATATAATAATGTCAGGTCGAGTACCGCGCATTGAAGGGCCGTATTCATAGTGTAGGGTTTCAGCCGAATGAATGCCTAATACCGTTCTTAGAGTTAGCCGGGTTCGGATCAGCAGCATTAATCTGGACTTTTAATCTACGATATGACTTGATTTCTGCCTTAGTCGAGCGATGGCGTCCGGAGACCCACACATATCATTTGTCGTGCGGGGAGTGCACAATCACTCTAGAGGACGTTGCACTACAGCTGGGGCTCCCCATCGATGGGAACGCGGTCACGGGCGTAAGTTTGATCTCTAGGCCTGCTCGCCTTTGCTATGACTTATTTGGACGCTCGCCAAGTGAGGGAAAATTTCAAACCTTGAAGTTTTCATggctaaaggccaattttgaaTATTTGCCTAGTACTGCCACTAAATTGGAGGTTATGCATGCAGCGCGAGCTTATATTATGCACCTTATAGGAGGTGTACTCATGTTGGATACACACGGCAGCGAAGTCCACTTGATGCACTTACTGCTGCTATCTAATTTGCATAACACGCGTTTATACAGTTGGGGGTCCGCAGTGTTAGCCATTTTGTACCGCGAACTTTGTCAGACGACAGATCCCTCTGCGGTTGACATAAGTGGATGCCTCATACTGTTGCAGTCGTGGGCGCTTTAtcggatgccattcttggcattCATTAGTCATcaatcatatatatttccactcgTTAACAGGTGATGAATCTTTACGCGTTACAACAATTAATTGTCTCTTTTTCGGATTATATTGTTCCAACAATTTATTTTCATAGATGGAGCACGAATCCGGGTATCGGGAGGTCATACACGGTTCTGATATACCGTCTGATGATTGAGAATCATTCTGGAGAGGGAGTaagtttttttaatattatttttattttattattttatctcactTAACCCgcgttaatataaaaatatt contains these protein-coding regions:
- the LOC108458562 gene encoding serine/threonine-protein phosphatase 7 long form homolog, producing the protein MDSLIDSTNHISSSINEMVEYRALKGRIHSVGFQPNECLIPFLELAGFGSAALIWTFNLRYDLISALVERWRPETHTYHLSCGECTITLEDVALQLGLPIDGNAVTGVSLISRPARLCYDLFGRSPSEGKFQTLKFSWLKANFEYLPSTATKLEVMHAARAYIMHLIGGVLMLDTHGSEVHLMHLLLLSNLHNTRLYSWGSAVLAILYRELCQTTDPSAVDISGCLILLQSWALYRMPFLAFISHQSYIFPLVNRWSTNPGIGRSYTVLIYRLMIENHSGEGFIWMPYSVPEVTAIIPSYAHVHSHLWCISAPLIHFHTVEWYHGNRVLRQFSCIQYIPTQLVRLDVQLHGMNRRGRHGTDWGDEHSEYITMWNNRFSRVLQMDRCLDLQPSPQYLQWHYEKGKPFLFGGRSMVVPPHTTRIGQHLPNPHHAPALEVDPEPEPEPEPELHSESSSYPPSYSAPPEPYPSPFSSPPGPYPAPFSTPPGSSSSVAFESFSTPIHMDEENVDHRSHPQRERRAPRRYTPRTTPSNHHF